Proteins encoded by one window of Streptomyces sp. NBC_01477:
- a CDS encoding DUF5936 domain-containing protein, whose product MGLGLALALAVCAFGVVHAVGLLRADVKLPDDLALALDVGRTRTTRTGNAIDRLGIRWAPLVLRMMGPARIAKMRARIDHAGHPHGLTVERYAARRAVYGFLGGLSALVLLTRGSWFLALLLLAYGWGWADLGIWLAVRRRRDDIERTLPDFLDVLAVVVSAGLGFRQALERVNSVYTGPWSDEIRVALRQMDVGVSRRDAFDQLRKRNHSDQVGQFVTALQQGEELGAPIARTLLQIATDMRRTEAQNARRRAARMVPRATGVITVLLVPATMILLITGTVMGSQIHFGDVFGNG is encoded by the coding sequence ATCGGCCTCGGACTCGCGCTGGCGCTGGCCGTCTGCGCGTTCGGCGTCGTGCACGCGGTCGGGCTGCTGCGCGCCGACGTCAAGCTGCCCGACGACCTCGCCCTCGCGCTCGACGTCGGCCGCACCCGCACCACCCGCACCGGCAACGCCATCGATCGGCTCGGCATCCGCTGGGCGCCGCTCGTGCTGCGGATGATGGGCCCGGCCCGTATCGCGAAGATGCGGGCCAGGATCGACCACGCCGGCCACCCGCACGGCCTGACCGTCGAGCGCTACGCCGCCCGCCGCGCCGTCTACGGCTTCCTCGGCGGCCTGTCCGCCCTGGTGCTGCTCACCCGCGGCAGCTGGTTCCTCGCCCTGCTGCTGCTCGCCTACGGCTGGGGCTGGGCCGACCTGGGCATCTGGCTCGCCGTCCGCCGCCGCCGCGACGACATCGAACGCACCCTGCCCGACTTCCTCGACGTCCTCGCCGTCGTCGTCAGCGCGGGCCTCGGCTTCCGGCAGGCGCTGGAACGCGTCAACTCCGTCTACACCGGCCCCTGGTCCGACGAGATCCGGGTCGCCCTGCGCCAGATGGACGTCGGCGTCAGCCGCCGGGACGCCTTCGACCAGCTCCGCAAGCGCAACCACAGCGACCAGGTCGGCCAGTTCGTCACCGCCCTCCAGCAGGGCGAGGAGCTGGGCGCCCCGATCGCCCGCACCCTGCTGCAGATCGCCACCGACATGCGCCGCACCGAGGCCCAGAACGCCCGCCGCCGCGCGGCCCGCATGGTCCCGCGCGCCACCGGCGTCATCACCGTCCTGCTGGTCCCCGCCACCATGATCCTCCTGATCACCGGCACCGTCATGGGCTCCCAGATCCACTTCGGCGATGTCTTCGGAAACGGGTGA
- a CDS encoding type II secretion system F family protein, with protein MTLPPGTLTPAGPPHAVLAAAGRNFAAGPYPLLVLGATVVTLALAVGGLHAWRGGRADRAALVERLAAEAGEDTGLGGPPVAFAWLDRRVRRYVWGRRLAGGLAATGTDLTPGQFTAAVVGLVAGSWVAAAALLAPFFGPIAALIAGWAAYSFLSWRRRIRTERFIAQLPDLARVLANATQAGLALRTAVSMAAEELDAPAGEELRQVADAMAMGHSVEDSLGELQQRLPSRELIVLVSTLVLSSRAGGSVVESLRNLTVTLEERKETRREIRTQMSQVTVTAYAVPVIGLGSLFLLDRIMPGSLSAMTGSTIGRICVIIALGLYTLGFVLIRRMSRIDV; from the coding sequence ATGACGCTGCCGCCGGGCACCTTGACCCCCGCGGGACCGCCGCACGCCGTCCTCGCCGCCGCCGGCCGGAACTTCGCCGCCGGCCCCTACCCGCTGCTGGTGCTCGGCGCCACCGTGGTCACCCTCGCGCTCGCCGTGGGCGGCCTGCACGCCTGGCGCGGCGGCCGTGCCGACCGGGCCGCGCTGGTCGAACGGCTCGCCGCCGAGGCGGGCGAGGACACCGGGCTCGGCGGGCCGCCGGTCGCCTTCGCCTGGCTCGACCGCCGGGTACGCCGCTACGTCTGGGGCCGCCGGCTGGCCGGCGGGCTCGCCGCCACCGGCACCGACCTCACCCCCGGGCAGTTCACCGCCGCGGTGGTCGGCCTGGTGGCCGGCTCCTGGGTGGCCGCCGCCGCGCTGCTCGCGCCCTTCTTCGGCCCGATCGCCGCGCTGATCGCCGGCTGGGCCGCCTATTCCTTCCTCAGCTGGCGCCGCCGGATCCGTACCGAGCGCTTCATCGCCCAACTCCCGGACCTGGCACGTGTCCTGGCCAACGCCACGCAGGCCGGACTCGCCCTGCGTACCGCCGTGTCGATGGCCGCGGAGGAGCTGGACGCGCCCGCAGGCGAGGAGCTGAGGCAGGTCGCCGACGCCATGGCCATGGGGCACTCCGTCGAGGACTCCCTCGGCGAGCTGCAACAGCGCCTTCCGAGCCGGGAGTTGATCGTCCTCGTCTCCACCCTGGTGCTCTCCAGCCGGGCCGGCGGCTCGGTCGTGGAGTCGCTGCGCAACCTCACCGTCACCCTGGAGGAGCGCAAGGAGACCCGGCGCGAGATCCGTACCCAGATGTCCCAGGTCACCGTCACCGCCTACGCGGTCCCCGTCATCGGCCTGGGCTCGCTCTTCCTGCTCGACCGGATCATGCCGGGCTCGCTCAGCGCGATGACCGGCTCCACGATCGGCCGGATCTGCGTGATCATCGCGCTCGGCCTGTACACGCTCGGCTTCGTCCTGATCCGCCGCATGTCGAGGATCGACGTATGA
- a CDS encoding CpaF family protein, which yields MSLRARLTVEEATPQSDESNLVAVYRAKLLQEIDLAEMSALPAAERRSRLERVLGHIISREGPVLSTAERAALIRRVVDEALGLGILEPLLEDPSVTEIMVNGPNRIYVERGGRVEAVAARFSSEEQLLQTIERIVSTVNRRVDESNPMVDARLPSGERVNVVIPPLSLTGPTLTIRRFPRAYTLQELIGLGTLDEHMLLLLSSFVRAKCNIIVSGGTGSGKTTLLNALSGLIPDGERIITVEDAAELQLQQEHVIRLESRPPNVEGEGRITIRDLVRNSLRMRPDRIIVGEVRGGETLDMLQAMSTGHDGSLATVHANSAEDAVLRLQTLASMSEVKIPFEALRDQINSAVDVLVQLHRHIDGTRRIAEIAVLSSHGRNVFQLTSATRFRVEPLGVDRIVRGWYEHRPLPREIGERLYLAGEHVPAAFGIGASELELESREAK from the coding sequence ATGAGCCTGCGCGCCCGCCTCACCGTCGAAGAGGCCACCCCCCAGTCCGACGAGAGCAACCTGGTCGCCGTCTACCGGGCCAAGCTGCTCCAGGAGATCGACCTCGCCGAGATGTCGGCGCTCCCGGCGGCCGAGCGCAGGTCCCGCCTGGAGCGGGTGCTCGGCCACATCATCAGCCGCGAGGGCCCGGTGCTGTCCACCGCGGAGCGGGCCGCGCTGATCCGCCGGGTGGTGGACGAGGCGCTGGGCCTCGGCATCCTCGAACCGCTGCTCGAAGACCCGTCGGTCACCGAGATCATGGTCAACGGCCCGAACCGGATCTACGTCGAACGCGGCGGCCGGGTCGAGGCCGTCGCCGCCCGCTTCTCCTCGGAGGAACAGCTGCTCCAGACCATCGAGCGCATCGTCTCCACCGTCAACCGCCGTGTGGACGAGTCGAATCCGATGGTCGACGCCCGCCTGCCCTCGGGTGAGCGGGTCAACGTCGTCATCCCGCCGCTGTCCCTGACCGGGCCCACCCTCACCATCCGCCGCTTCCCGCGCGCGTACACGCTCCAGGAACTCATCGGCCTGGGCACGCTCGACGAGCACATGCTGCTGCTGCTGTCCTCGTTCGTCCGCGCCAAGTGCAACATCATCGTCAGCGGCGGCACGGGCTCGGGCAAGACGACGCTGCTCAACGCGCTGTCCGGGCTGATCCCCGACGGTGAGCGCATCATCACCGTCGAGGACGCGGCCGAACTCCAGTTGCAGCAGGAGCATGTGATCCGGCTGGAGTCCCGGCCGCCCAACGTCGAGGGCGAAGGCCGGATCACCATCCGCGACCTGGTACGCAACTCGCTGCGCATGCGGCCCGACCGGATCATCGTCGGCGAGGTGCGCGGCGGCGAGACGCTCGACATGCTCCAGGCGATGTCCACGGGCCACGACGGCTCGCTGGCCACCGTGCACGCCAACTCCGCGGAGGACGCGGTGCTCCGGCTCCAGACCCTGGCGTCGATGAGCGAGGTCAAGATCCCCTTCGAGGCGCTGCGCGACCAGATCAACAGCGCCGTCGACGTCCTCGTCCAGCTGCACCGGCACATCGACGGCACCCGCCGCATCGCCGAGATCGCCGTCCTCTCCTCGCACGGCCGCAACGTCTTCCAGCTCACCTCCGCCACCCGCTTCCGAGTCGAGCCGCTCGGCGTCGACCGCATCGTCCGCGGCTGGTACGAACACCGCCCGCTGCCGCGGGAGATCGGCGAGCGCCTCTACCTCGCGGGCGAGCACGTCCCCGCCGCGTTCGGTATCGGCGCCAGCGAACTCGAACTCGAAAGCCGGGAGGCGAAATGA
- a CDS encoding pilus assembly protein, giving the protein MVPFLMLIALAGVQLGLVAYCGEQAGTAARTAARTAALPDPDGGVAAGRQAGQDAVSDWLTATIGFPQNDEATIKAEASVRVPSVLPGVHLFGPVSRTATMPKEDTTP; this is encoded by the coding sequence ATGGTCCCGTTCCTCATGCTCATCGCCCTCGCCGGCGTCCAGCTCGGCCTCGTGGCCTACTGCGGTGAGCAGGCCGGCACGGCAGCCCGTACCGCCGCGCGGACCGCCGCGCTGCCCGACCCGGACGGGGGCGTCGCCGCCGGGCGGCAGGCCGGGCAGGACGCGGTCAGCGACTGGCTGACCGCCACGATCGGCTTCCCGCAGAACGACGAGGCCACGATCAAGGCGGAGGCCAGCGTCCGCGTCCCCTCCGTCCTCCCCGGAGTGCACCTCTTCGGACCCGTGTCGCGTACCGCGACCATGCCGAAGGAGGACACCACCCCATGA
- a CDS encoding AAA family ATPase, with amino-acid sequence MTVRIVAATSDADAARALLGLLGQLPGTEPAPALNDSTALLELLARAAETGVEELPEVVIVHETIGPMPALDLVRDIALRFPAVGVVLLTADPGPAALAAAMNSGARGVVGLPLSYDELGVRVDAAATWAAGVRRHLGPQRAALPTIAGGTLIAVAGAKGGVGTTVTAIHLALAAHASGRSTALVDLDLQGGDIASYLDVQFRRSVADLADIADVSSRVLHDAMYVHESGPALLLAPADGERGEEVSDRAARLVLTALRQRYEVVVVDCGTQMTSANAAAVEVADTAVLVTTPDVVAVRAAKRMVRMWDRLQIRKPQDTTTVVNRHTRGSEIQPTLIGRITGTRVAASVVPAAFRELQPVIDAGRLHDLDARSTVKAGIWTLAGELGLVTGATLPPVRGKKSRRGGGDRGQVTLETLGMTPIILVTLILVWQAVLAGYTFTLAGNAADEAARAAAVAEDAGGAGEAAAKSDLPDAWSGDAQVDVTRGGGTIDAKVTLKVPVLFPGAIDFPFHVTGHARTVDERPAP; translated from the coding sequence GTGACCGTACGCATCGTCGCCGCGACCTCCGACGCCGACGCAGCCCGGGCGCTGCTCGGGCTGCTCGGCCAGCTCCCGGGCACGGAACCGGCACCCGCGCTGAACGACTCCACCGCGCTGCTCGAACTGCTCGCCCGCGCCGCCGAGACCGGCGTCGAGGAACTGCCCGAGGTCGTCATCGTCCACGAGACGATCGGCCCGATGCCCGCGCTCGACCTGGTCCGCGACATCGCGCTGCGCTTCCCCGCGGTCGGCGTCGTCCTGCTCACCGCCGACCCCGGCCCCGCCGCACTGGCCGCCGCGATGAATTCCGGCGCCCGGGGCGTCGTCGGACTCCCGCTGTCCTACGACGAGTTGGGCGTCCGCGTCGACGCCGCCGCCACCTGGGCCGCCGGTGTCCGCCGCCACCTCGGCCCGCAGCGCGCAGCCCTGCCCACGATCGCCGGCGGCACGCTGATCGCCGTCGCGGGAGCCAAGGGCGGCGTCGGCACCACCGTCACCGCCATCCACCTCGCCCTCGCCGCCCACGCCTCCGGCCGCTCCACCGCCCTGGTCGACCTCGACCTCCAGGGCGGCGACATCGCCTCCTACCTCGATGTGCAGTTCCGCCGCTCGGTCGCCGACCTCGCCGACATCGCCGACGTGTCCTCCCGGGTCCTGCACGACGCCATGTACGTCCACGAGTCCGGCCCCGCCCTGCTGCTCGCCCCGGCCGACGGCGAACGCGGCGAGGAGGTCTCCGACCGCGCCGCCCGCCTCGTCCTGACCGCGCTGCGGCAGCGCTACGAGGTCGTCGTCGTCGACTGCGGCACCCAGATGACCAGCGCGAACGCCGCCGCCGTCGAAGTCGCCGACACCGCGGTCCTGGTCACCACCCCCGACGTCGTCGCCGTCCGCGCCGCCAAGCGCATGGTGCGGATGTGGGACCGGCTCCAGATACGCAAGCCCCAGGACACCACCACCGTCGTCAACCGCCACACCCGCGGCAGCGAGATCCAGCCGACCCTGATCGGCCGCATCACCGGCACCCGCGTCGCCGCGTCCGTCGTGCCCGCCGCCTTCCGCGAGCTCCAGCCCGTCATCGACGCCGGCCGCCTCCACGACCTCGACGCCCGCTCCACCGTCAAGGCCGGCATCTGGACCCTGGCGGGCGAGCTGGGCCTGGTCACCGGCGCCACGCTCCCCCCGGTCCGCGGCAAGAAGTCCCGCCGCGGCGGCGGCGACCGCGGCCAGGTCACCCTGGAGACCCTCGGGATGACCCCGATCATCCTGGTCACCCTGATCCTGGTCTGGCAGGCGGTCCTGGCCGGCTACACCTTCACCCTGGCCGGCAACGCCGCGGACGAGGCCGCGCGGGCGGCCGCGGTGGCGGAGGATGCCGGCGGCGCGGGCGAGGCGGCGGCCAAGAGCGATCTGCCCGACGCGTGGTCGGGGGACGCGCAGGTCGACGTCACCCGCGGCGGCGGGACGATCGACGCGAAGGTCACGCTGAAGGTGCCGGTGCTGTTTCCCGGCGCGATCGACTTCCCGTTCCACGTGACGGGCCACGCCAGAACGGTCGACGAGAGGCCGGCCCCATGA
- the cpaB gene encoding Flp pilus assembly protein CpaB, with protein sequence MNSRQRRGVVLLVVSAVCAVAAFAGVLAVVNDARSQVGEKVTAYELSSDIAAYQQLSSANVHRIQVPSRWLPDTAIRDLGQVQGKIAAVALKKGSLLQSDMVASRPELRPGQMEIAIMIDAETGVAGKITPGARVNIFATFAGRKDTDPDLSRIIVAGAQVIDVGEIKAFDKDANAQRQSAEGVPITFALGAEDAQRVAYAESFAEHVRLALVAPGDSAAPPDSSRNYTLSGDTASGGGGRS encoded by the coding sequence ATGAACTCACGTCAGCGCCGTGGTGTCGTCCTCCTGGTGGTCTCCGCCGTCTGCGCGGTCGCCGCCTTCGCCGGGGTGCTCGCCGTCGTCAACGACGCGCGGTCGCAGGTCGGGGAGAAGGTCACGGCGTACGAACTGTCCTCCGACATCGCCGCGTACCAGCAGCTCAGCAGCGCCAACGTGCACCGGATACAGGTCCCGTCGCGCTGGCTGCCGGACACCGCGATACGCGACCTCGGGCAGGTGCAGGGCAAGATCGCCGCGGTGGCGCTCAAGAAGGGCTCGCTGCTGCAGAGCGACATGGTGGCGTCCCGGCCCGAACTGCGGCCGGGGCAGATGGAGATCGCCATCATGATCGACGCGGAGACCGGGGTCGCCGGCAAGATCACCCCGGGCGCCCGGGTCAACATCTTCGCCACCTTCGCCGGCCGCAAGGACACCGACCCCGACCTCTCCCGCATCATCGTGGCCGGCGCCCAGGTCATCGACGTCGGCGAGATCAAGGCCTTCGACAAGGACGCCAACGCCCAGCGGCAGTCCGCCGAGGGCGTGCCCATCACCTTCGCGCTCGGTGCCGAGGACGCCCAACGCGTCGCCTACGCCGAGTCGTTCGCCGAACACGTACGCCTCGCCCTGGTCGCTCCCGGCGACAGCGCAGCCCCGCCGGACAGCTCGCGCAACTACACCCTGTCCGGAGACACCGCCAGCGGCGGAGGTGGCCGTTCGTGA